Proteins encoded by one window of Clarias gariepinus isolate MV-2021 ecotype Netherlands unplaced genomic scaffold, CGAR_prim_01v2 scaffold_33, whole genome shotgun sequence:
- the gpr185a gene encoding G-protein coupled receptor 12, which produces MSNARPNTSTLIPDVPEVRNVSVELLALNPWDVVLCVTGTLVCCENALVLALIAHTPSLRVPTFALVASLATADLLAGLSLILNFIVIYMMDTDFVTLLSAGLLITAFSASVLNVLAITVDRYLSLYSALTYHTERAVTFTYVVMMLVWSTSAALGALPVLGWNCLRDEATCSICRPVHKSNAAALAVSFLLVFALILQLYLQICKIAVHHAQQIAVQRHFRAASHAVSAAKGVSTLSGILGTFALCWVPLAMYSLVADIYYPATYTYATALPAICSSIINPIIYAFRNPDIQRSLRLTCCGCMNYGVTMRPRTPSDV; this is translated from the coding sequence ATGAGTAACGCGCGCCCCAACACCTCCACCTTAATCCCGGACGTGCCGGAGGTGAGGAACGTGAGCGTGGAGCTGCTGGCCCTCAACCCCTGGGACGTGGTGCTGTGTGTGACGGGGACGCTGGTGTGCTGCGAGAACGCGCTAGTGCTGGCTTTGATCGCGCACACTCCCTCTCTGCGAGTGCCGACGTTTGCGCTCGTAGCCAGCTTGGCGACCGCTGATCTTCTGGCCGGTCTGAGCTTGATCCTGAACTTCATCGTCATCTACATGATGGACACGGACTTCGTGACGTTGCTGTCCGCCGGCCTGCTCATCACCGCCTTCTCGGCCTCGGTGCTGAATGTGCTGGCCATCACGGTGGACCGCTACCTGTCTCTGTACAGCGCTCTCACGTACCACACGGAGCGCGCCGTCACCTTCACCTACGTGGTGATGATGCTCGTGTGGTCCACCAGCGCCGCTCTCGGTGCTCTGCCCGTCCTGGGCTGGAACTGTCTGCGCGATGAAGCGACCTGCAGCATCTGTAGGCCGGTGCACAAGAGCAACGCGGCCGCACTCGCCGTCTCCTTCCTCCTCGTCTTCGCCCTCATTCTCCAGCTGTACCTTCAGATCTGCAAGATTGCGGTGCACCACGCGCAGCAGATCGCCGTGCAGCGCCACTTCAGGGCCGCCTCTCACGCAGTTTCCGCGGCCAAAGGCGTCTCCACGCTGTCCGGCATTTTGGGCACGTTTGCCCTCTGCTGGGTTCCGCTCGCCATGTACTCCCTGGTGGCAGATATCTATTATCCAGCGACTTACACCTACGCCACCGCTCTTCCAGCCATCTGCAGCTCCATCATAAACCCCATCATCTACGCCTTCAGAAACCCGGACATCCAGCGGTCACTGAGGCTCACGTGTTGTGGATGTATGAACTACGGCGTTACCATGCGACCACGGACACCGAGTGACGTGTAA